A single window of Streptococcus cristatus ATCC 51100 DNA harbors:
- the rpiA gene encoding ribose-5-phosphate isomerase RpiA: METLKKLAGIKAAEFVEDGMVVGLGTGSTAYYFVEEIGRRIKEEGLQITAVTTSSVTSKQAEGLGIPLKSIDEVDQVDVTVDGADEVDPQFNGIKGGGGALLMEKVVATPTKDYIWVVDESKLVQKLGAFKLPVEVVQYGAEQVFRRFAEAGYKPSFREKNGQRFITDMQNFIIDLDLGVIENPVEFGRELDHIVGVVEHGLFTKMVNKVIVAGQGGVNILETDN, translated from the coding sequence ATGGAAACTCTAAAGAAACTAGCAGGCATCAAGGCTGCTGAATTTGTCGAAGACGGGATGGTGGTCGGTCTGGGAACAGGTTCGACTGCTTACTATTTTGTCGAGGAAATTGGTCGACGTATCAAAGAGGAAGGCTTGCAGATTACTGCAGTCACCACCTCTAGCGTGACTAGCAAGCAAGCAGAAGGCTTGGGCATTCCGCTGAAATCCATTGATGAAGTGGATCAGGTCGATGTGACCGTTGATGGAGCCGATGAAGTGGATCCTCAGTTCAACGGCATCAAAGGCGGAGGCGGAGCCCTGCTGATGGAGAAAGTTGTCGCGACCCCTACCAAGGACTACATCTGGGTGGTTGATGAAAGCAAATTGGTTCAAAAGCTAGGTGCTTTCAAGCTGCCAGTCGAAGTAGTGCAATATGGTGCAGAGCAAGTTTTCCGTCGCTTTGCTGAGGCAGGCTACAAGCCAAGTTTCCGTGAAAAAAATGGCCAACGTTTTATCACGGATATGCAGAACTTCATTATTGATCTAGATCTAGGTGTAATCGAAAATCCAGTCGAATTTGGCCGAGAATTAGATCATATCGTGGGCGTTGTTGAGCACGGCCTTTTCACCAAAATGGTCAACAAGGTGATCGTCGCAGGACAAGGTGGCGTGAACATTTTAGAAACAGACAACTAG